The following nucleotide sequence is from Acidobacteriota bacterium.
TCACCTTGGTCGACGAATTCGCCTATCGGGCGACCGTGCCCCCTGTGGCGTGGGGCCTACAGGATAGATGTCGTGTACGAGTACCCTGGAACTTCCTTGCCGACCGAGGTCGTCGGCAAGGCGACGATCGTCGTGAAGTAGGCGACTCGGTGCCACCCACGACCGACATCCTCACCGCGTTTGAATTGCATTCTCCAGGCCAGATCTCCGCGGCGCTGGACGAGGGCGTAGACCCGCACGCGCCGATTCGCGGGAAGTCGCCCATGACCTGGCTGACCGAAATGTACAGCCGGTCCGCGAATTTCCCTCGGTGCGTGCGCATCCTGCTTGACCGCGGTGCCGTACTCGATGATCCGGCGGTGGCGCCGGTACTGCTTAACGACGTGGCCGCGCTCAAGGCGGCCCTGCTGGACAACCCCTCGCTTCTGCACCACCGAACCACGATGGTGTCGGCCTTTACGCCGCTGGTCGGTGCGTCACTGCTGCACGTAGCGGCTGAGTACGGGAACGCAGACGTCGCTCAGGTGCTGATCGACATGGGCGCCGACGTGCATGCTCGCGCCGACACGGACGAGTTCGGACTCAACGGCCATACGCCGTTGTTCCACACCGTCAGCTCGAACCAGAACTACGCCGCGCCCATCCTGAAGATGCTGCTGAAGGCCGGCGCGCGCGCCGACATCGCGCTGCAAGGCATCACCTGGGGCAAGGGCTTCGAGTGGGAAACCACGCTGTTCGACGTCACGCCTGTGTCGTACGCGCAGTTCGGCTTGCTGCCGCAGGTGCACCGGCGCGACACCGACATCTACGACAACATCAGGCTGCTGCTCGAGGCTGGCGGCCGGGCGGTGCCGCCTCTCGACAACGTGCCGAACGCGCACTCACCCCGAAACAAAGCTGACCCGATGCGGCACTCCCTGTCACCAGACGACCGTCGCTTCCGCGACGACTTCGAGGCGTGCGTCGTTCAGCCAGCCGCGTTCGACCACCGGTCACACATCCGGCTGGCGTACATCTACCTGGCCGAACACGACACCGACACGGCGCTGATGAAGATGCGAACTGCACTGCAGGCGTTCATCGCACATCACGGGATTCCCGCCACGAAGTACCACGAGACACTGACGCGCGCATGGATACTGGCCGTGCACCACTTCATGGCCACCGCACCCGCTTCCTCATCGTCGGCGGACTTTGTCGAGGCGAACCCCGCGATGCTCGACACAAAGATCATGCTGACCCACTATTCAGCCGAGGTCCTGTTCTCGCCAGAGGCGCGCGCGCGGTTTGTTGAGCCGGATCTCGGTGTGATTCCGAGACACGGCGAGTAGGGCGGGCGCCTCGGCCTTGAGGAACAGGCCGAGCTACTTCCGGGAGGCCGAGCTACGTGCCGGATCGATATCCTCCTGCGTAGCTTGGCCTCGAACGTAGCTCGGCCTGTTCTTCAAGGCCGAGGCCCACCCACGTGGTAGGATTCGCGCGGGAGTTTCACACATGCACGCAGTCGTCAGAACGTATTCAGGCCCGGGCGCGAAAGAACTGTTCGATGTCATCGAGGCCAACCTCGCAGAGATCAAACCCCTCATACACGCCGTCAAGGGTTTTGTCAGCTACACGCTGGTTCGCACCGAGACAGGCGGCTTCGCCGTCACGGTCTGCCAGGATCGCACCGGCGTAGACGAGAGCCTCCGCCTGGCGCGCGAGTGGATCATGAAGAACGCCGCTCATACCGGCGCCGCCGCGCCTCTGGTGGCCGAAGGCACCGTGATCCTCTCGTAGAACGGATTTCACATCGGTGTCGCCGGACCTGAAGGTCCGGCCTCCGAAGACAATCGCTATCGCACCCGGCGGCCATCCATCACCCACATGCCACGCCCGTAGGTGGCAATGACGATGAGGTGGTCGCGCGGGTGGATTTGCAGGTCTGAGACCTGCACGGACGGCAGGTTTCCTCCCAGCACGTGCCAGGTCAGGCCGGCATCCTTCGACACATAGGCGCCGAAGTCGTTGCCCGCGTACAGCAGACCCTCTACGGACGGGTCCTCGCGAATCACGTTGATGGAACCCGACGGGATATTGCCCACCACGCTGGTCCACGTCGCGCCGTAGTCGGTGGACTTCCACAGGTACGGCGCGAAATCGTCGTCTTCGCGGCCGCGCTGCGCGACCAGCACAGTGCCTGCCGCGCACTTCGACGGCACAATGCGCGACACCCCCTTCTTCAGCGCCATCGGCAGATTCCGGCCGATGTTGGTCCACGTGCGCCCGTCGTCCCGTGTGACATGCAAATTGCCGTCGTCAGTGCCCGCGTAGATGAGGCCTCGGGTCAGTGGCGACTCGGCAATGTGCGTGAGCGTCTGGTAGGGGATGGCGGAAGGATTCACACCCATCTGGCGCGGGTTGCTATCAGTTAGGTCATCGCTGATGCGCTCCCAGGTGGTGCCGCGATCGCGCGATCGGTAGACGTACTGATAGCCGGCGTAGACGGTGTTGGCATCGAACGGTGAGAGCACGATTGGCGCCATCCACTGGGCCCGCTGAGGCGCCTCGCCATCAGCAGCCTTCGGCCGGATATCGGTATGTGCCGGAGCCGCCGAAGGGGCCGGCGCTGCGCCCCGCCCGCCGCGGCTGGCAGGTGCCGGAGTCACGTCTGCGCGCGAGAAGTTGCCGTAGAAGCCGTGGGAATACACAAGGTTCGGGTTGGTGGGGTCGATGGCGTGTTGACTGCCTTCGCCGCCGGGGGCGCCCTGCCAGGCTTTTGGCGTGAACACGCCTCGGCCGGCTCCGGGGACGACGGCCACGCGGAAGCTGCCGGCGTCCTGCACCGATCCGTACGCGCGAAACGGCTTCGCCATGTCGAGTTCCACGTTGTAGAACTGCGTGCCACGGATGCCCCTGGCTTCGCGCTTCGTCCGGCCGCCGTCTTCGGTCATCGTGAAACCCTGATCGTGGGCGGTGTAGACCACTCTTGGGTTAACCGGATCGATCCACATGCGATGGTTGTCGCCACCGCCGGCCGCAAACGGCTTGAACGTGGCCCCCGCGTCGTCCGACACGCTCACACTGAGCGCCAAAACGTAGACGCGGTTCTCGTTTTTCGTATCGACGCGAATCTGCGTAAACACCCAGTTGTAGGTGTTGCCCAATCCCATCATCTGCGCGGCGGTTTCTGGCGTCTGACCGCTGGTGCGTCGCCACGTCGCGCCCTTGTCGTCGCTGCGATAGATCTCCATCCCGCGGATGATGTTGCTGTTGGCGGGCAACAGACGCCCGTAGGCATCGTTCTCACCCGGACGAGCCGGACGGCCAGCGTCGTAGTTGTCGATCACGGCGTAGACCACGTTCGTATTCGATCGCGAGACGTCGAGGCCAATGCGCCCGCGGAACCGCGGCTCGGGCAACCCCGTGTTGGCCGGCACCCAGGTGGTGCCACCATCCGTGGTCTTCCAGATACCGCCCTCGGTGTAGTTCGGCTCCACGCGCGGGTCGCTCCACTTGCGACGCACCCGCTGCCACATGCCCGCATACAACGTGTTCGGGTCCCTCGGGTCCATCACCAGGTCCACCGCGCCTGTGTTCGGGCTGCGATACAACACCTTCACCCAGGTCTTGCCGCCATCGGTGGTTTTAAAGACACCGCGCATGTCATTGGGCGTCCCACCATGGCCCGAGGCGGCCACATAGACGATGCTGGGATTGGTCGGGTGGACCAGGACGCGGCCGATCGTGCCCGTGTCCGTGAGTCCCATGTGCTGCCATGTCCTGCCGGCATTGATGGACTTGTAGATGCCCGTTCCCGCCATGCTCGCGCGGAAGAGATTCGATTCGCCGGTGCCCACCCACACGATTGAGGGATTCGACGGCGCCACCGCGACGTCGCCGATGCTCGCGCTCGCCTCATGCTCGAAGATGGGGCGCCACGTCAGGCCGCGGTTCGCAGACTTCCACACGCCGCCGGTGGCCGCGCCCACATAGATATTGCGCACGCCCTGCACATCAGCCACCGCGATCGACGTCATGCGCCCGGTGTGATTCGACGGGCCGATCGACTGCCAGGGAAGGAGTTTGTACGGCGACGCCGCGGCCATCGTCTTGTGCGTGCCGAAGGCAGTCAGATGGGCAGCGGCATCAGCCGGTGTCGTGATCTCAAGCAACTCGACGTCAAACACCAGGAGTCCACGAGGTGCCCCGGCGCGCGGGTTGTCGCCGTAGGCCAGGCCGGCTGGAATCCAGAAGCGGCGCTTTTCGCCCTTCACCATCAACTGCACACCTTCGGTCCAGCCTCTGATGACCCGGGTGACGCCGAATGAGGTCGGCTCGCCGCGGACGACGGAGCTGTCGAACATCTGCCCGTCGGTGGTCCAGCCGCTGTAGTGAACTTTGATGGTTGACGCGGCGGTCGGCCGTTCGGTGCCGCGACCGGGCGTCAGCACTTTCGACGCCAGTCCCGAAGCGGTGACTATGGCATCGGGTGGCGCGGCGGCCACATCCGGCGGTGGAGGCAACTGGGCCGGTTGGCCTTGTTGGGCGCCAACGGCGCCAATCGCCACGGTTACGATCGAGGCCAGCACCAGCGAGGAAATCCGAACGCGCGTTGTCATGGCCTAGAGTATGCTCCGCGACATGACTCGATCCAAAGGACGCTTGGGGGTACTGGTCCTGGCAGCGATGGTGTTCGGCCTGGCCCCGCTTCCGGAGGCCGCGCCGCCGCAGTCGGGCGCAATTGCCATTCGGGCGGGCCGGCTGATTGACCCGGACACCGGCACGGTTTCAACAGATCAGATCATCCTTGTCGCCGGCGGACGAATCTCTGCGGTCGGCAGAGGTCTGGCCATTCCGACTGGGGCAACGGTGATCGATCTGTCAAAGGCCTCGGTCATGCCAGGCCTGGTGGATGCGCACACGCACCTGTGCCTGCAGGTGGTGGCGGCGCGTGACCACGGCAGTTACTACTACACGACCCTGAACGACCCAGACGCGTTTCGTGCCGTCGAAGGGGTGGCCAATGTCAGGGCCATGCTCGAGGCCGGGTTCACGTCCGTGCGCGACGTAGGGAACGAGGGCAACTTTGCCTGTGTGCAGGTGCGCAAGGGCATCATGCAGGGACTGATTCCAGGTCCCACGATGATCACGGCCGGCCGCATCATTGCGCCGTTTGGCGGGCAGTTCCATCTGCAGCCAGACAAGCCCGGTCTGGCCGAACCCGAGTATTTCTTTGCCGACACGCGCGACGAAATGATCAAGGCGGTGCGGCAGAATGCCCACTTCGGCGCCACCGTGATCAAGATCGTGGTGGACGACCAGCGCTACATCTACTCAGTCGACGACATCAAATTCATCAAGGCGGAAGCGGCCCGGGCGGGTCTCAAGCTGGCGGCGCACGCGTGGACGCGTGCCGGCGCGCAGAATGCGGCAGAGGCCGGCGTGGACTCGATCGACCACGGCATCGACATGACAGACGAGATCTTGTCCCTTGCGAAGAAGAACAACGTGGCCCTGGTGGGCACGGAGTTCCTTGTGAACAGCGATTTTTTCGATGGCGCGTTTCGAAAGCAGGTGGTGGACCGCCTGAGGCGCGCGTTCAAGGTTGGTGTGACGCTGGTGTACGGCACGGATGCCATTGAAGCCGTGGATGGCAAGACCCGCGGTGAGGTCGCGATCTCGGGTATTGATCCCTGGGTTGAGGCGGGAATTCCGGCGCCGGCCATTCTCAAGGCAATGACCATCGAGGCTCATCGCCTGCTGGGTCTCGACGCGGAGCGCGGGAGCATCAAGGTGGGTCAGGCTGCCGACCTGATTGCGACCGTTGACGATCCGCTCGCCAATATCGCTGCCCTCAAGAAAGTGCAGTTCGTGATGAAAGACGGGCGCATCGTCCGCCAGTAGAGACGCCGCGTGGACGGTTGTCAGGCGTCTTTGGCCGCCGCCATGCCTTTGGCCTCATCGACACTCACGAGCAGCAACCCGCCGACGACGAAGAACAGCAGGATGCTGGCCATTCCGACGCGCTGGGAATACGCTTTGGTCAGTTCGCCCAGCAGAAATGGCCCCATGAACGCAGTGGCCTTGCCGGAGAAAGCAAAAAACCCGAAGAACTCGGATTCGTGCTTCGTCGGCACGAAGCGTCCCATCAATGAGCGTGACGCTGACTGATTCGGGCCAACAAAAATCCCCAACAAGGTGCCGGCCGCCCAAAACCAACCTACCGTGGGCGCCCACACTGCCATGCC
It contains:
- a CDS encoding FKBP-type peptidyl-prolyl cis-trans isomerase, whose amino-acid sequence is MTTRVRISSLVLASIVTVAIGAVGAQQGQPAQLPPPPDVAAAPPDAIVTASGLASKVLTPGRGTERPTAASTIKVHYSGWTTDGQMFDSSVVRGEPTSFGVTRVIRGWTEGVQLMVKGEKRRFWIPAGLAYGDNPRAGAPRGLLVFDVELLEITTPADAAAHLTAFGTHKTMAAASPYKLLPWQSIGPSNHTGRMTSIAVADVQGVRNIYVGAATGGVWKSANRGLTWRPIFEHEASASIGDVAVAPSNPSIVWVGTGESNLFRASMAGTGIYKSINAGRTWQHMGLTDTGTIGRVLVHPTNPSIVYVAASGHGGTPNDMRGVFKTTDGGKTWVKVLYRSPNTGAVDLVMDPRDPNTLYAGMWQRVRRKWSDPRVEPNYTEGGIWKTTDGGTTWVPANTGLPEPRFRGRIGLDVSRSNTNVVYAVIDNYDAGRPARPGENDAYGRLLPANSNIIRGMEIYRSDDKGATWRRTSGQTPETAAQMMGLGNTYNWVFTQIRVDTKNENRVYVLALSVSVSDDAGATFKPFAAGGGDNHRMWIDPVNPRVVYTAHDQGFTMTEDGGRTKREARGIRGTQFYNVELDMAKPFRAYGSVQDAGSFRVAVVPGAGRGVFTPKAWQGAPGGEGSQHAIDPTNPNLVYSHGFYGNFSRADVTPAPASRGGRGAAPAPSAAPAHTDIRPKAADGEAPQRAQWMAPIVLSPFDANTVYAGYQYVYRSRDRGTTWERISDDLTDSNPRQMGVNPSAIPYQTLTHIAESPLTRGLIYAGTDDGNLHVTRDDGRTWTNIGRNLPMALKKGVSRIVPSKCAAGTVLVAQRGREDDDFAPYLWKSTDYGATWTSVVGNIPSGSINVIREDPSVEGLLYAGNDFGAYVSKDAGLTWHVLGGNLPSVQVSDLQIHPRDHLIVIATYGRGMWVMDGRRVR
- a CDS encoding amidohydrolase family protein, with amino-acid sequence MTRSKGRLGVLVLAAMVFGLAPLPEAAPPQSGAIAIRAGRLIDPDTGTVSTDQIILVAGGRISAVGRGLAIPTGATVIDLSKASVMPGLVDAHTHLCLQVVAARDHGSYYYTTLNDPDAFRAVEGVANVRAMLEAGFTSVRDVGNEGNFACVQVRKGIMQGLIPGPTMITAGRIIAPFGGQFHLQPDKPGLAEPEYFFADTRDEMIKAVRQNAHFGATVIKIVVDDQRYIYSVDDIKFIKAEAARAGLKLAAHAWTRAGAQNAAEAGVDSIDHGIDMTDEILSLAKKNNVALVGTEFLVNSDFFDGAFRKQVVDRLRRAFKVGVTLVYGTDAIEAVDGKTRGEVAISGIDPWVEAGIPAPAILKAMTIEAHRLLGLDAERGSIKVGQAADLIATVDDPLANIAALKKVQFVMKDGRIVRQ